A genomic window from Flavobacterium phycosphaerae includes:
- a CDS encoding transcriptional regulator, giving the protein MNYIKHLTGFFEKVATDRNLNPTHVSLYMSLFQFWNCNRFKNPISISRDEIMRISKISSKATYHKCLKALHAQGYINYEPSYNPFKGSHVFLFNFSDDLKPLPKNTSPNFKPVVEQVADKLCTSTETSREQLDEQVVVPYINNINNTNDSNFTKSLNSDEQTKKNEEEIFDFKTERDTSKEKKLRQKKKEDAIPSLIVIPRLEEVNYYFAQQSFPEAEAVKFFNYNNSIGWIIGGKSPITDWKSAANNWILNAPKFISNERTDRTKQLNTSADKDYSEPL; this is encoded by the coding sequence ATGAATTACATCAAGCACTTAACAGGTTTTTTCGAAAAAGTAGCAACAGATCGAAATCTAAATCCCACACATGTTAGCCTCTATATGTCGCTTTTCCAATTCTGGAATTGCAACCGGTTCAAAAATCCAATCAGCATTTCTCGTGACGAAATCATGAGAATTAGCAAAATCAGTTCAAAAGCCACCTACCACAAATGCCTTAAAGCATTACACGCACAAGGCTACATTAATTACGAACCCTCATACAATCCATTCAAAGGCAGCCATGTTTTCTTATTCAATTTTTCCGATGATTTAAAGCCTTTGCCAAAAAATACCAGTCCAAATTTTAAACCTGTCGTTGAACAGGTTGCAGACAAGTTATGTACTAGTACTGAAACAAGTCGGGAACAGCTTGATGAACAAGTCGTAGTACCTTATATAAACAATATAAACAATACAAACGATTCAAATTTTACAAAGAGTTTAAACAGCGATGAACAAACAAAAAAAAATGAAGAAGAAATTTTTGATTTTAAAACAGAGCGCGATACCAGCAAAGAAAAAAAGTTGCGCCAAAAAAAGAAAGAAGATGCTATACCATCATTAATAGTTATTCCAAGACTGGAAGAAGTGAATTACTATTTCGCACAGCAAAGCTTTCCGGAAGCGGAAGCGGTAAAATTCTTCAATTACAATAACAGCATTGGATGGATTATCGGTGGTAAGTCACCAATAACCGATTGGAAATCTGCAGCAAATAACTGGATCCTAAACGCACCAAAATTCATTTCAAATGAACGAACAGACCGAACAAAACAACTCAATACCTCCGCAGATAAAGACTATTCAGAGCCACTTTGA